A genomic region of Lachnoclostridium edouardi contains the following coding sequences:
- a CDS encoding DHH family phosphoesterase: protein MKEKVKGQLRMYLQWPLFLSALVILMNLAVGFISSIAGLVMSVLTLVYVAAALWIYMFRRKRLLGGLVEFSSEYAWVQKQLLSDLALPYALADADGRILWANGKFAEVISDEKGRPAKKGLTAIFPEITKEHLQSKEITTIHSSYGENRYQVDLRPVYLDLEQERNLGIQDEEEKLIAVYLFDETKIVEYREEIDKQKMVCGLIYLDNYEEALESVEEVRRSLLTALIDRRISKFINGFNGIVKKIEKDKYFFTIKQQYVETLQESRFSILEEVKTVNIGNEMAVTLSIGLGMNADTYSQCYDYARVAIDMALGRGGDQAVVKDEGKIRYYGGKSQQTEKATRVKARVKAHALRELMGTKDRLLIMGHKLADIDSLGAAIGIYRIAAAMNKKANIVINDVTFSIRPVMNRFKESGEYPEDMFVNGDKARDLVDSNTMLVVVDVNRPSLTDAPELLSSVKTIVVLDHHRQSSEIISNAVLSYVEPFASSTCEMVAEVLQYIADGIKMKQMEADAMYAGIVIDTNNFTNQAGVRTFEAAAFLRRCGADVTRVRKMFREEMSDYKAKAETISNAEVFENAYALSICPSKDIDSPTIIGAQAANELLDIVGIKASIVLSEYNNTIYISARSIDEVNVQVLMEKLGGGGHRTIAGAQLKDITINEAMDKVKEVIRSMIEKGDLV from the coding sequence ATGAAAGAAAAAGTGAAGGGGCAGCTGCGCATGTATTTACAATGGCCGCTTTTTTTGTCGGCCCTTGTGATTTTAATGAATCTTGCAGTTGGTTTTATCAGTTCAATAGCCGGTTTAGTCATGTCAGTGCTCACATTAGTGTATGTGGCGGCTGCGCTTTGGATTTATATGTTCAGACGAAAGAGATTACTGGGAGGTCTGGTAGAATTTTCCTCTGAATATGCCTGGGTACAGAAGCAGCTGTTGTCAGATCTGGCTCTTCCCTATGCCCTTGCCGATGCAGACGGGAGAATACTTTGGGCTAACGGTAAGTTTGCAGAGGTAATCAGCGATGAAAAGGGCCGGCCGGCCAAAAAGGGGCTGACTGCTATTTTTCCGGAGATTACAAAAGAGCATCTTCAGTCAAAGGAAATAACCACAATTCACTCTTCTTACGGAGAAAACAGGTATCAGGTAGATTTAAGGCCTGTGTATCTGGATTTAGAGCAGGAGAGAAACCTGGGCATTCAGGATGAAGAAGAGAAGCTGATCGCAGTTTATTTATTTGACGAGACAAAGATTGTAGAGTATCGGGAAGAGATTGATAAGCAGAAGATGGTCTGCGGTCTGATTTATCTGGACAATTATGAGGAAGCATTAGAAAGTGTTGAGGAGGTAAGAAGATCTCTGCTCACTGCTTTAATTGACAGAAGAATCAGCAAATTTATTAATGGATTTAACGGCATTGTTAAAAAGATTGAAAAGGATAAGTACTTTTTCACCATTAAGCAGCAGTATGTAGAAACGCTTCAGGAAAGCCGGTTCTCCATTTTGGAGGAAGTAAAAACAGTTAATATTGGAAATGAAATGGCGGTAACTTTAAGTATTGGCCTGGGCATGAACGCCGATACCTACAGTCAGTGTTACGATTATGCCAGAGTGGCTATAGATATGGCTTTAGGCCGTGGCGGCGACCAGGCTGTAGTAAAGGATGAAGGCAAGATTCGCTACTATGGAGGAAAAAGCCAGCAGACAGAAAAAGCCACCAGGGTAAAAGCCAGGGTAAAGGCCCACGCTTTAAGAGAATTAATGGGCACAAAGGACCGCCTGCTGATTATGGGCCATAAATTGGCTGATATTGATTCACTGGGCGCTGCCATTGGTATTTACAGAATTGCTGCGGCTATGAACAAAAAGGCTAATATTGTAATTAATGATGTCACCTTTTCTATTCGTCCTGTTATGAACCGGTTTAAAGAAAGCGGAGAATATCCAGAGGATATGTTTGTAAATGGAGATAAGGCCAGGGATCTGGTGGATTCCAATACTATGCTGGTGGTTGTGGACGTAAATCGCCCAAGTCTTACAGATGCTCCTGAGCTGCTTTCCTCTGTAAAGACGATTGTGGTGCTGGATCACCACAGACAAAGCAGTGAAATTATCAGCAATGCAGTGCTTTCCTACGTGGAGCCTTTTGCTTCCTCCACATGCGAGATGGTAGCAGAGGTGCTTCAGTATATTGCAGACGGAATTAAAATGAAACAGATGGAAGCTGACGCCATGTACGCGGGAATTGTAATAGACACCAATAACTTTACAAACCAGGCCGGAGTCAGAACCTTTGAAGCCGCTGCGTTTTTAAGAAGGTGTGGAGCTGACGTTACAAGAGTGCGGAAAATGTTCCGCGAAGAGATGAGCGACTACAAGGCAAAGGCTGAAACCATCAGCAATGCAGAAGTATTTGAAAATGCTTATGCCCTAAGCATCTGTCCGTCAAAGGATATAGACAGCCCTACGATTATTGGGGCTCAGGCTGCAAACGAGCTGTTAGATATTGTAGGCATTAAGGCGTCTATTGTTTTATCAGAATATAACAATACTATTTATATCAGCGCCAGATCTATTGACGAAGTAAATGTTCAGGTGCTGATGGAAAAGCTGGGAGGCGGAGGTCACAGAACCATTGCCGGGGCTCAGCTGAAGGATATTACTATTAATGAGGCCATGGACAAGGTAAAAGAGGTAATTCGGTCCATGATTGAGAAAGGAGATTTAGTATAA
- a CDS encoding DUF4352 domain-containing protein: MKYFSYLAAAAVFLSLTGCFPYSGLKLPQSSQTESGGNTEGSSKNGNRTFQVLEEDASIKTEDLTLKINSAGKYKQLENYIPDDKNWRFLSVNVTIKNLFEHGAMLYLDSSDFSLTWDDLDGYTVKPEDLYITDQLPDYEQKIKIFKNTSRSGNLIFVVPAQISDFQLVYKKTALPFTATEKSTVQDYSSYNDYYGDYFGDPYGDIWDYFGNYSGGSQNAAIESVKVMETSSFRLSVNSFDIQDSVDVMTPEYGNKFLVVNVTFENTHPQAADIALGSWEFTLQDDSYVFDSPPVSKQLERQIADDFTLGGGESITGDFIYEISDETRPFSIYYYDFINDYKMYLSPPPNNTI, translated from the coding sequence TTGAAATATTTTTCATATTTAGCTGCAGCCGCAGTCTTTTTATCCCTCACCGGGTGTTTTCCTTATTCCGGCTTAAAACTGCCTCAATCCTCTCAAACAGAATCCGGCGGCAATACAGAAGGTTCTTCTAAAAATGGAAACAGAACTTTTCAGGTTTTGGAAGAAGATGCTTCTATAAAAACAGAAGATCTGACTTTAAAAATCAATTCTGCCGGAAAATACAAGCAGCTGGAGAACTATATTCCAGATGACAAAAACTGGCGTTTTCTTTCTGTAAATGTAACTATTAAGAATTTATTTGAACACGGGGCCATGCTGTATCTGGACAGCTCGGACTTTTCCCTTACCTGGGATGATTTAGACGGGTATACGGTTAAACCTGAGGACTTGTATATTACAGATCAGCTGCCTGATTATGAGCAGAAAATTAAAATATTTAAAAATACCAGCAGATCCGGAAATCTGATTTTTGTGGTTCCTGCTCAAATCAGTGATTTCCAGCTAGTATATAAAAAAACCGCCCTTCCTTTTACTGCAACAGAAAAATCCACAGTTCAGGATTACAGCAGCTACAATGATTATTACGGCGACTATTTTGGCGATCCTTACGGGGATATCTGGGATTATTTTGGCAATTACTCTGGCGGCTCTCAGAATGCTGCCATTGAATCTGTTAAGGTTATGGAAACCTCTTCTTTCCGTCTTTCTGTAAATTCCTTTGATATCCAGGACTCGGTAGATGTTATGACCCCTGAATACGGAAATAAGTTTCTTGTGGTAAATGTAACCTTTGAGAATACCCATCCTCAGGCAGCTGACATTGCCTTAGGCTCCTGGGAATTCACTTTACAGGACGATTCATACGTCTTTGACTCCCCGCCTGTCAGCAAACAGCTGGAAAGACAAATAGCCGACGATTTCACTTTAGGTGGAGGAGAATCCATAACAGGAGATTTTATTTATGAGATCAGCGACGAAACCCGGCCTTTCTCTATTTATTACTATGATTTCATAAATGATTACAAAATGTATTTATCTCCCCCTCCAAACAATACTATCTAA